GCAGACGGACATGGCCCCGAAGGTGTCGCCGTGGTAGCCCCCGCGTGGAGTGAGAAAGCGTGTGCGCTGTGCTTCCCCCCTGCCCCGCTGGCACTGCAGGGCCATTTTGAGAGCCACCTCCACCGCCACGGAACCGGAATCGGCAAAAAAAACCTTGCCAAGCCCTGAGGGCATGAGGCCAAGCAGGCGCTCGGCCAGGGCCACGGCCGGTTCGTGGGTCAGCCCGCCGAACATAATGTGCGGCATGCATCGGGCCTGGGCCTGCAGGGCCGCCAGCAGACGTGGGTGGTTGTAGCCGTGGATGGCCGCCCACCAGGAGGACATGCCGTCCACCAGCTCTCGCCCGTCCTGCAGCAGGATGCGGTTGCCGCATGTGCTCCGCACCGCGTCCAGTACTGGTGGCGGGCAGGCGGCAGCGTAGGGATGCCAGACGGCAGCGTGGTCGCGTGCGATAAGGGAAGCGGCGGCGTCCGCTGCCGTGGCGTTGGGACCGGCGGCAGCCTCTGCGGGGGCGCACGGTTTGACGGCATCAGCTAGGCCAAGGGCTGACGCGACGCAGGCCTTGGCCCGCGCCAAAGCAGCGGGCGCGCCGGCGTGGCCGGTCGGCATATCCAGAGGGGCCGCCAGCGCAGCACATTGCCGGGCCAGCGGTTCCAGACGGCGCGCCAGCAGATCCCAGGCGGCCGCGTCCAGCTGCGGCACGCGGGGCAGCTCCAGCACCGGGGCGTCCGACCATCCGGCGGCCCGCAGACGCACGCGCAGCAGGCGAGCCGTATCGGCCAGCATGGCGGGCACATCCACGCCGGGGCAACCGGCGTCGGGACGCTCTGTGGGCGTGAGCACCAGCCCCGCCAGGGGCAGCCCCCGCGCGGCCAAGGCGTCCAGCGAAAGCAAAATGTGGTTGATGCCGCCCAGGCAATTGCCGCCCACCAGCAGCACCGGCAGCCCCAGCAGAGCCATCAGGTCCAGCAGATCTTCGTCATCGTTGAGGGGTACGCGCAGGCCCCCGGCCCCTTCCAGCAGGAGAACAGCTGCGCCGCTGGCGTGAGCTTGCTGCGCCACATCCTTTGCCAGTCCGGCGCAGGTAAGACGCGCGCCGGACCGCGCGGCGGCCAGATGCGGCGAAGCCGGCAAGGGAAAGCAGTGCAGACAGGCGGCGGGAGAGACGGAAGGGAAAAGCCGGGGGGAGAGGTCGGCCACAGCTGCGGCGTAAACGCTCATGTCCGCCAGGGGCGCGCTGGACAGGTTTTTGGGGGGGACGCCGGTCTGCACGGGCTTCACGGCCTGTGCGGCCCATCCGCCCAGGCGCAGGGCTCGCAGCAAGGCCGCTGTGGTCACCGTTTTGCCCACATCCGTGCCGGATCCGCTCACAAACAGGCCGCGCGGTCCTGGCCACGCAACCGCACTCTCAGGACGCCGCAGCGCAGACGCCGTCACCGTCCACCTCCAGGCCCAGACGGGCCAGCATATTCAGGTCGCTTTCCAGGCACTGGCCGTGCGTGGTCAGATAGTCGCCCGTCATGAGGGCATTGGCCCCAGCGGCGAAGGCTTCGGCCTGCCTGTCGCCCAGCACTACGGGACGCCCGCCGCAGATGCGCAGGGTGGCCGTGGGCAGAATGTGCCGGAACAAGGCCACGATGCGCAGGGCCTCTTCCGCCGTAAGGGGAGGCTGCCCGGCCAGCGGCGTTTGCGGGTGGGGGTGCAGAAAATTCATGGGCACCTGCCGCACCCCCAGCTTTTTGAGGCTGAAGGCAAAGGCCACCCTGTCCTCCCAGCTTTCGCCCAGGCCGAACAGGCCACCCGTACAGGCCGTGAACCCGACGCGCATGCCGCGCAGCACGGTTTCTCGCCGCTGTTCCCAGGTCTGGGTGGTGCAGACGTGCGGATAATAGGCCTGGGAGGTTTCCAGATTGTGGTGGTAGCGGCTGAGACCGGCGGCGGCCAGGTCTGTGAGTTGTTCCGCTGCAAGACGGCCCAGTGAAGCGCAGACCCGCGGCTTCACGGCTGTGGGCAGAGCGGCGATGCAGGCGCGCAGACGGGAAAATTCCTCCCCGCTCAAGGCCGCGCCGCTGGTGACGATACCGATGTGCGCCACGGGCAGAGCGGCCATGCGCAGGATGCGCTCCCGCAGCTCGGCGTCGGGCAAAAGCGGAAAAATGTCAATGGGCGTGTGGTTATGCCGACTTTGAGAGCAGAACCGGCAGTCCATGGCGCAGTTGCCGCTACGGGCGTTGATGATGGCGCAGAGCACAATGCGCCGACCGAAAATCGCCTCGCGCAGGGCGGTAGCCTGTTTCAGAAGACGGGAAAGCGGCAGCGCCAACAAATCCAGAGCCTGTATCGGCGTGCCGACTGCCAGAGATTTGATCATAATTCAAAAAGTCTGAAAGCAAAAACAGGGTTCGCCGCCGCTGCCCCCGACGCAACGGCCGGGTCGGCAGAACAGCGGCGCGAAATGTGGCGGCCTGTGAGCCTACTGCACCTTGCGGCGCTTTTCCCACAGTTTCATGTCCTTCATCTTTTTGCGGCGTTCGCGCTGCAGGGCCTTGCAAACCAGGGGCGCGTCCTTTTTGAAGCCCCACTTTTCGCGGTATTCCGCAGTGGTCATGCCATGACTGGCAAGATGGCGCTTGGTAAGAATTTTGAAGCTTTTGCCACATTCAAGGCAGGTGACGGACTTTTCTTTTACCGACTTACGGGCTTCTTGCGCCATTTCTGCGCTGTCCATCTCCATTGGAGCTTCGCCTTCAGCCACGGCGCGGATGCCTTGAGCCACTTTCTGAATAAAGGTGGCGATCTCCTCTTCGCTCATTACCCGTACGCCGGCCTGTGCCCTGGTAATTTCCAGCGCCTCTTTCAGATAATCATCCATAGCTACCTCTGCTTGTTAGCACCACGACGCCGTCTTAGCGTTGCAGTGGGCAACAGTGACATTTCCAAATGAAACAATATAAGTTGGATTCTCCAATGGAGGCACCATACACAGGAGCTATTGCTTCGTCAATGTTTTCGCGCTCCATGAATAAATAATTATGAGGCATGCCCGTAAAAGACCTGTGTCTACCGGGGTAAAAATCAGCCTTGAAATTGATAATATTTTCACAAAAGCAAATTGTGTCCGCCATTGACCATTCTTTTGGGACAACACGGGGCAATTCCAATGCATTGCTATGCTGTTGCAAGTATGGTCACTCGCACGCAAAAAAGTCCTAAATACCAAGCTGCATACTATGTAACTTGGTATTTTGTAACCCTTTGACGTTAGTGACGTTGTTTTTAATTGTTATTTTTTTCTCATGCAGACATAGGCACTCTTGAAAATGAGGGAACTATACTGTTTTTTTGGATTAAAAGCCTCCCAAGGCCTTGACGTGGTATATTTAATATGAGAATAATTTTGTAGGAATTAATTCCATCGTGTTTTTTACAATTTAATTGCTCTTTCCATCTGCCTCATATATATTGTGGGGCACAGCCGCGTGTGACGCAAGGGAGTTGCCATGTCAGCGTTGTCCGACCGTGAGTTTCTGGCCGAGGAAATGTGCGCCCTGTACTCCCGTTTGACGGGTGAAGAGTCCGCTCAGGCCGACCTGGATCTGGCGCGCAGGTTTGCCGGTGATCAGGAGCCGCACGACCATTGGCTTGAGACAGGCAAACTGGATTATGAATCCCGCCTCTTCCTTTATATGGCCGCGGCTTACGCCATGCGCTGTATGAAGCAGGATACGTACAAATGCGCCGTCTTTATGCGCAGCGCAGCCACGGCCCTGGCCGACAAAGCCCGGGCCTGACCGCCACTTTACGGAACCAGGGGAAATCCCGTTGCAGGTGCGCGGGGTTTCCTTCAAGTAGCGGAGCTTTGGGCCCGACCCGCCCAAAAGCTGCAGGCCCCGCCGCGCGGGCGTCGGCGCAACAGGCTTGCGTCAGCGCCCGCACGGCGGATGTAGCCCCCGCAGCCGCCGGAGCTGTTTCAAAGTGGAATTGCTCCTACCTTTATACCCGGCGCTGGTTTGTAACCGGGGAAAAACCACCAGGACCTGTCAGGAAGCAAGGAACTATCATGCGGGAAAAACCTTTCGGATGCAGAACCACCCTCCCCTGCCTGCTGTTCGTGTGCTTCGCCCTGGCCTTGCCGTCAGGCGCGGCCTACAGTGCGGAGCGCATCCCCATTACCACCCCTGCCGTCAAGGCCAAACAAATGCCGCAGGTGTTTTTCAACCATGACGCTCACATGGCCTATGTGGAAGGCGTGGACGGCGACTGTTCCACCTGCCACAACATGACGGACGCCGGTCTTTCGGAATCCCTCAAGGACGTGACCGCCGTTCCTGCCGCCAAGCAGGTGGAGTACATGCACGCCACCTGTACCGCGTGCCATGTCAAGGCCGGCAAAGGCCCGCGCCTTGTGTCCTGTCGGACCTGCCATAGTGAAACCATCGCATCTGAACATGCCGGTAAACAATGATCGGCCGGTGGTGCGCCATTATTTGCAGTCTATGTGAGGAGGCAGAATCAGATGCTTGATTTCATTACCGGACCCCTTTTTGTTATTTCTCTTGCCGTGTTCTTTGTTGGTCTTCTGCTCCGCGCTATTTTTTATGTGCGCGGTCTGGACGCCAAGCTGGAACGGGTGGCCTACACTTACCATGCGGACCGCTCCATCCCTGGCGCGCTCACGTCCATCTTCAAATGGCTCATCCCCGGTGGCACCTGCGGTTGGCGCGCCCAGCCCGTGGCCACGTTGCTCTTTTTCCTCCTGCACTGCGGCGCGGTGCTTATTCCTTTGTTTTTGCTGGGCCATACGGTGCTGCTGGAATACTATACGGGCATCAGCCTGCCTGCCCTGCCCGGCGCCCTGGCGGACATTCTCTCCATCGCCGCAGTGGTCGGCCTGGTGCTGCTGGCCCTGCGTCGGCTGGCTGTTCCGGCCCTGCGCCAGCTCAACAGCGGCCAGGATTGGTTCATCCTGCTCCTGACCTTTCTGCCCTTCGCCACCGGGCTTATGGCCCGGCTCAACACTGCCTCCTATGAAAGCTGGATGATCGCGCACGTGCTTTGCGGCGAACTGTTCCTCATTCTGGCGCCCTTCACCAAGCTCTCGCACATCGTGCTCTTCTTCATGTCCCGCGCCCAGATCGGCATGGATTTCGCCATCAAGCGCGGCGGCGCCACCCGTGGCGGCGCGTTTCCCTGGTAGCCGGGCTCACCGGAATATTTTTTTGCCGGAAAGGAGCAAACAATGTCCCAGACCCTGTGCAACAACATCCCTGTCACCACCAAGGAAGGCATCCTTGATCTGCTGAAGGACAAGGGCGGCGCACAATATTACAGTCAGATGAAAGAAATGAAAGTGGACCAGGAAGCTCTGGCCCGCGATCTGGAAAAAACCTGTAAATCCCGCACGCGCACTTGGCTCAAAATCTGTGCCCACTGCGCTATGTGTGCGGACAGTTGCTTTTTTTACAAAACCAACAATAACGACCCCAAGCAGATTCCTTCGTATAAAATCCAATCCACCCTGGGCGAGATGCTGCGCCGCAAGGGCAAGGTGGATACGGAATTTATGATGCAGTGCATGGACACGGCCTGGGGCAAGTGCACTTGCTGCAACCGCTGCGCCCTGTACTGCCCCCACGGCATCGATACGGGCGTCATGTTCAGCTATCTGCGCGGCATTTTGTTCAAGCACGGCTTTGTACCGTGGGAAATGAAGATTGGTTCGGGCATGCACCGTGTCTACGGTGCGCAGATGGACGTGACCGAAGAAGACTGGCTGGAAACCTGCGAATGGATGGTGGAAGAAAACCAGGACGAATGGCCCGACCTGGAAATCCCCGTGGAAAAAGAAAGCCCGGACGTCATGTACATCCTCAACGCCCGTGAGGTGAAGCATTACCCGGAAGACATCGCCCAGGCGGCCATTCTTTTTCACGTTACCGGCACAGACTGGACCGTGCCCCGCGAAGGTTGGGAAAACACCTCGCTGACCATGTTCGCTGGCGACTGGGACGGCTGTGCCCAGAACGTCAAGCGCATCTAYGCCGCCATTGACCGCATTAAGCCCAAGATGGTGGTAGGCACCGAATGCGGGCACGCCCACCGCGGCACCGTGGTGGAAGGTCCCTACTGGGCCGGACAGGAAAGCGGCGATCCGCCGGTGCCCTTCCTGCACTATGTGGAGTGGGTGGCGCTGATGCTGCGCACAGGCAAGCTGAAAATCGATCCGGCCAAAAAAATTAAGGTTCCCTGCACGTTGCAGGATTCCTGCAACTATGTGCGCAACCACGGGCTCGGCAAAGCCACCCGTGAAATCATGGGCTATATTGCCGAAGATTTTCGCGAAATGTCGCCCCACGCCGACCACAACTTCTGCTGCGGCGGCGGCGGCGGCCTCAACGGCATCGGCCTCTACCGCAAGGAGCGCAACATCGGTCTGAAAAACAAGCTGGACCAGATCAGGGCCACTGGCGCGGAGCTGGTCATCACCCCTTGCCACAACTGTTGGGACGCCATCCGCGATATGATGGAAGTATATGAGGAGCACAACATCAAGTGGTCGTTCCTTAAGCCCCTACTGGTGGACATGATGGTGGTGCCGCCCCACATCAGGCACAATCCGCCCGAAGACGAATAGACGAAGTCCAGTCCCGCGGCGTCCGCCCCACAAAGGCCGAGAGCGGTTTTAGCCGGGGCGGAAGCGGACACAGGGCAAAAAAGGAAGACGCGGCCGGGTTTCCCGTCCTTTTGCGGGCCGTGCTTTTCCCAATGCCGCAATATCGCCGGGCCGGGCGACGACGATCCCCGTGCCCGGCCCGGCGACGAAAGCGGATCAGTTCAGGAGGCCAGCACAGCCTCCACGCTGCAGAGCAGATCCTCGCATGAACAGGATTTGCGCAGTACCGGAGCCTTGGTGCCGAGGCGCGGGCCCACATTGGTACAGACGATGGCGGGGATATGTCTGGTGCGGCTGTTTCGGCGCAAACGGCTGTACATAATGGTGCCGGACGTGCCCTCCAGATCCACATCAAAAATGATGCAGTCCGGGAGGTCTTGTTCCAAAAGGGCCAAGCACTGGTCGCAACTGCAGGCGGCGCTTACCCGATATTCATGCTGCAGGAGCGCCTGTGACAGCCTGCTTCGACTTGCGGCATCGCTGTCGACCAAGAGAATATGTTTTTGCATGCGGGCCTCCCGCCGGCGATTCCGGCGGCTTTCGGTTAGCTGTTTTTGCAGGGGGGCGCGAGGCGGAGTGCTGGGCCGCCCTGCCCTGCCGCACGGAACCAAGGGTCACCAGGGTAAGAGAATGCTGCAAAGAACGCGCGGCCTTGTCCCAGACGTCCAGAGCGGCTTTGCCCCGCGGTGCTTCGGGGGCAACGCCGGGCAGGGTTATGCCGCCTTCTACGGCGGCAATGATATCCGCCAGGGTAATGGCGTCGGGGCTGCGCGCCAGAATATGGCCGCCAGCTATGCCCCGAAGACTCTTCACTATTCCCTCGGCCTGCAACAAGCGCATAATTTTTTGCACAAATTTTTCCGAAATGCCGGTACAGGCCGCCAGCTCCGAAGCGGAAGCCGGGATGGCGTCACTTTGTTCAGAAAGGCACAACAGCAAGTGCAGGGCATGACAGGCCATAGTGGAAATGCGCATGATAATTCCTTGAATTTACTACTGTAATGTTATTGTTATCAATACTTGAGGTGTCTAATTTAGACTGTTTTACTCATCTTTACTTTATGGGCTGTGGGCCGTCAAGCCTTAAGGGCAACTTGCCGCCTTTTTCGGGACGGGCAAAAACCACAGAGTTGTGAATATTTTCTTAATTTCCGAAAATAAAAACTGGAGGGGATGCAAACCCGCCGTGTTTAAGCGTATACTGAGACGTCATGACCGTTTGCCCGGCACAGCCGACCCCGTGGTTACGGCAGAGCCGACCACCAGCTTTCAAAAAGCCCAATGGGGGGACAGATAGAATGAAACTCTCCGCAAAAACCCGCTATGCCGCCAGGATACTGCTGTACCTGGCCAAATACGGTATTGAGAGGCCCATTTCTTCCAGCAAGCTCGCCACACAAACGGGCATCAGCTCTCAATTTATCGAGCAGATTTTACGTCAGCTGCGCCTTGCGGGCATTACGGGCAGTATTCGAGGCGCGCGCGGGGGGCATGTGCTGTTGCGCAAGCCCGAAGACCTGACCTTCGGCTGCATAGTCAAGCTCATGGAGGGGGGTATTGAACTTTCCGGTTGTCTGGAAAAACCCGGCAACTGCGTGCGTTTTGACGGCTGCGAAGTACGCCGCGCCTGGGAAAATCTGCAGGCCACCCTGGACGGCGTTTTTGAATCCATCACCCTGCGTGACCTCATGCAGGACGACAGGATACTTTCCTCTGCCCCGCCGTCGGGAGGCCCGCTTAACTAGAGGGCGTTGCTCCGTTACAATGCCCTGGCGGTTGCGTAAGCAGACGCCCGCCACCGCCGTCTGCCTGCGGTGAAGGCGCAAGCGGATCTGACGCAGGAGCTTGGCCCGTCACGACGAAGGAAATACGGGCCAAGGCAGCAGCGCTAGCTGCGGATGAAGATAACGCCGGTATGTAGTTGCGTGGGTAAGCGCGGGAACAAGCGTATTTAAACTTTGAGAATACATCTTCCCAAAGGTATCTGCCCTGAAGAATGGCATTGTTAGTTGCCTGTTGGCAAATGCAGGAAAGGAATCCGCGGTGGCGCGTGATTGCGTAAATGAGCCGTGAGGAGAGCTGTGGCGAGGTCATCTGCGCCGCCAGAGCGCTTCAAGGGGAAAAAATCCAGGGTGGGTTGTCGTTGCCCCGCAGGCGGGTAAAGGTCTTTAGCGTTTTCTGAGCCCGATCTGGCGCTGCTGCGGCTGTTGCCGCCCGTAACGTTTTTTTGCCGCAACGGGCTAACTTCCTTCGCGCAATGGGCTAATCCACTTTTGCCTTTTCTACGGCGGGCGTCCGTTTCACAGCACCCCGCACAAGGCTTGCCGGATAAACCCGCGTCAGCCGCGTCGCAAAAGCCGCCGCCAGGCGCGCGGCAAGGGCGCGTCCCTGTGCAGCAACAGCAGGGGCAGCAACGCGCCGATGGCCAGGCCGCTCATGATAAAAAAGGCCGTGAGCCCGTTAAAGACTATGCTCACCAGCAGATCCTGCCGTTGGACGCCGCTGGCGCCAAGAAACTGCAGAATGGCCAAAATGGCCTTGTAGGCGAACATGCCCGGCACCATGGGCAGCAAGGCAGGGAAAACGAACATCTCCGCCGGGGTGTGCCAACGGTTGGCGCAGGGAATGCTGATCAGACCAATGCAGGCGGCGGCGCACAAAGAGGCGCTGCTGATGCCCATGACCGTGGCGTGCAGCAGCAGCGTGCGACAGATGTGCCCCAGAGCGGCCAGCAGCCCCGCCACCAGGGCAATGCGCAGCGTGGGCCGAGAGATGGCGGCAAAGCCCACGGCGGCCACTGCGGCGAAAAAGCCGTCGCCCAAATAGTAGAGCAAGGAGCTCACAGTGAATCCACCCCCAGCAGCAGCATGGTCAGGGCAAGGCCCAGAGCGATGCAGACAATAAGCGTGCTGGCCTGAACCAGGCGGGACACAGCCATAAGTACATGTCCGTCCAGGATATCCATCATGG
This portion of the Desulfovibrio legallii genome encodes:
- the bioA gene encoding adenosylmethionine--8-amino-7-oxononanoate transaminase, coding for MSGSGTDVGKTVTTAALLRALRLGGWAAQAVKPVQTGVPPKNLSSAPLADMSVYAAAVADLSPRLFPSVSPAACLHCFPLPASPHLAAARSGARLTCAGLAKDVAQQAHASGAAVLLLEGAGGLRVPLNDDEDLLDLMALLGLPVLLVGGNCLGGINHILLSLDALAARGLPLAGLVLTPTERPDAGCPGVDVPAMLADTARLLRVRLRAAGWSDAPVLELPRVPQLDAAAWDLLARRLEPLARQCAALAAPLDMPTGHAGAPAALARAKACVASALGLADAVKPCAPAEAAAGPNATAADAAASLIARDHAAVWHPYAAACPPPVLDAVRSTCGNRILLQDGRELVDGMSSWWAAIHGYNHPRLLAALQAQARCMPHIMFGGLTHEPAVALAERLLGLMPSGLGKVFFADSGSVAVEVALKMALQCQRGRGEAQRTRFLTPRGGYHGDTFGAMSVCDPVTGMHSLFTAALPRQIFMERPACRFDQPFDPSSLDDARRLLAAHGPEVAAVILEPVVQGAGGMWFYHPDYLRGLADLCREAGALLILDEIATGFGRTGKMFAAEWAGICPDILCCGKALTGGMLTLAATACTDSVAEDICRHNGVLMHGPTFMANALACAVAGASLDLLAENAWPEQVAGLEATLRAGLAPCAAEPDVADVRVLGAIGVVETRRPVHTARLQRYFVERGVWLRPFNRLIYIMPPYNTPPEDAARLCAAVRGALREGAHRP
- the bioB gene encoding biotin synthase BioB codes for the protein MIKSLAVGTPIQALDLLALPLSRLLKQATALREAIFGRRIVLCAIINARSGNCAMDCRFCSQSRHNHTPIDIFPLLPDAELRERILRMAALPVAHIGIVTSGAALSGEEFSRLRACIAALPTAVKPRVCASLGRLAAEQLTDLAAAGLSRYHHNLETSQAYYPHVCTTQTWEQRRETVLRGMRVGFTACTGGLFGLGESWEDRVAFAFSLKKLGVRQVPMNFLHPHPQTPLAGQPPLTAEEALRIVALFRHILPTATLRICGGRPVVLGDRQAEAFAAGANALMTGDYLTTHGQCLESDLNMLARLGLEVDGDGVCAAAS
- a CDS encoding MucR family transcriptional regulator — its product is MDDYLKEALEITRAQAGVRVMSEEEIATFIQKVAQGIRAVAEGEAPMEMDSAEMAQEARKSVKEKSVTCLECGKSFKILTKRHLASHGMTTAEYREKWGFKKDAPLVCKALQRERRKKMKDMKLWEKRRKVQ
- a CDS encoding cytochrome c3 family protein, with amino-acid sequence MREKPFGCRTTLPCLLFVCFALALPSGAAYSAERIPITTPAVKAKQMPQVFFNHDAHMAYVEGVDGDCSTCHNMTDAGLSESLKDVTAVPAAKQVEYMHATCTACHVKAGKGPRLVSCRTCHSETIASEHAGKQ
- the hmcE gene encoding sulfate respiration complex protein HmcE; this encodes MLDFITGPLFVISLAVFFVGLLLRAIFYVRGLDAKLERVAYTYHADRSIPGALTSIFKWLIPGGTCGWRAQPVATLLFFLLHCGAVLIPLFLLGHTVLLEYYTGISLPALPGALADILSIAAVVGLVLLALRRLAVPALRQLNSGQDWFILLLTFLPFATGLMARLNTASYESWMIAHVLCGELFLILAPFTKLSHIVLFFMSRAQIGMDFAIKRGGATRGGAFPW
- the hmcF gene encoding sulfate respiration complex iron-sulfur protein HmcF, translated to MSQTLCNNIPVTTKEGILDLLKDKGGAQYYSQMKEMKVDQEALARDLEKTCKSRTRTWLKICAHCAMCADSCFFYKTNNNDPKQIPSYKIQSTLGEMLRRKGKVDTEFMMQCMDTAWGKCTCCNRCALYCPHGIDTGVMFSYLRGILFKHGFVPWEMKIGSGMHRVYGAQMDVTEEDWLETCEWMVEENQDEWPDLEIPVEKESPDVMYILNAREVKHYPEDIAQAAILFHVTGTDWTVPREGWENTSLTMFAGDWDGCAQNVKRIYAAIDRIKPKMVVGTECGHAHRGTVVEGPYWAGQESGDPPVPFLHYVEWVALMLRTGKLKIDPAKKIKVPCTLQDSCNYVRNHGLGKATREIMGYIAEDFREMSPHADHNFCCGGGGGLNGIGLYRKERNIGLKNKLDQIRATGAELVITPCHNCWDAIRDMMEVYEEHNIKWSFLKPLLVDMMVVPPHIRHNPPEDE
- a CDS encoding response regulator, which encodes MQKHILLVDSDAASRSRLSQALLQHEYRVSAACSCDQCLALLEQDLPDCIIFDVDLEGTSGTIMYSRLRRNSRTRHIPAIVCTNVGPRLGTKAPVLRKSCSCEDLLCSVEAVLAS
- a CDS encoding RrF2 family transcriptional regulator, whose product is MRISTMACHALHLLLCLSEQSDAIPASASELAACTGISEKFVQKIMRLLQAEGIVKSLRGIAGGHILARSPDAITLADIIAAVEGGITLPGVAPEAPRGKAALDVWDKAARSLQHSLTLVTLGSVRQGRAAQHSASRPPAKTANRKPPESPAGGPHAKTYSLGRQRCRKSKQAVTGAPAA
- a CDS encoding RrF2 family transcriptional regulator, translated to MKLSAKTRYAARILLYLAKYGIERPISSSKLATQTGISSQFIEQILRQLRLAGITGSIRGARGGHVLLRKPEDLTFGCIVKLMEGGIELSGCLEKPGNCVRFDGCEVRRAWENLQATLDGVFESITLRDLMQDDRILSSAPPSGGPLN
- a CDS encoding threonine/serine exporter family protein translates to MSSLLYYLGDGFFAAVAAVGFAAISRPTLRIALVAGLLAALGHICRTLLLHATVMGISSASLCAAACIGLISIPCANRWHTPAEMFVFPALLPMVPGMFAYKAILAILQFLGASGVQRQDLLVSIVFNGLTAFFIMSGLAIGALLPLLLLHRDAPLPRAWRRLLRRG